One Ostrea edulis chromosome 2, xbOstEdul1.1, whole genome shotgun sequence genomic region harbors:
- the LOC125681781 gene encoding mucin-2-like — protein MSGKKSRTDGKFVVKFPTISPKSSGHTKIRNKASKGKRCKPCSVLLLNIDALLKTKTVSLKNLDRQLHICKEKCQKLYEISSFSSSTASGETSPEVQEYAVVIKQEPLSPQHESTDTDSEVIGPLSELIRMTGSISPSSKTDGASIPMKVEVKSDAGEEKNTEVDDKNDAFTYRKRGINYEFRITKRKSTESAQTLSKPPTASTPALYDTPATDMLRQAISKTAVVQPSVFSTTVSNTTPNPVLPNVLSSSKTSATTIVTSASTVPSVFGNQLFTPGNVNTKTNTQPASAIKALKMEKTSSPSSKSTSGDMSILQLMNGQMVLVPTDAVRQLSTNNPTLPSLTNVLGVPSAASSSVGAVLPMVSPVTQPPFAFLSPTGPNLITPAINPPLYNILPGQTTENQPGMSNPIIFVPQAGNLNSQSLLLQSVGNQVPNLFAMNNPATPAIQIPNTPLPQQQTTSVIPAIQASTEIKPPVQMPNTAAIDCTSFLRLTDGNLVPIVSDPSTLFHNTPVTSHAKSKESSQVSFAVNSSVSAVRCPVPSNGNKGLQMMSSAQPVYEQTHAKVPQFVTTNVPSLSVNGKAKQNTPQFIQLLDGTLIPIAKPEEQKIQPSFQASNQTLQKYCTGLQSNDHGLKYINQDRNIFPVLQKFGTQPQSAEQKQLWKSKQTASNSSQRTLFLIDKTLKNTTSFQDAFFQAEGSDEKKSGSENIGKKPQPVILQTNRSRQIHSAQLKIANNRSNTLKASHSAPYIQISPKPDLETAGNASIASSSNEAVIKPSSKRKSVNVVREEFDSQKKRRKKKSQTYFTQEVIDVDKEPDSPEKDEEGRSQFAFMRNVTKPVYRPVFLNSTIEEKGLRLPDNMLV, from the coding sequence ATGAGCGGAAAGAAGTCGCGCACTGATGGGAAATTTGTTGTCAAATTTCCCACTATTTCCCCAAAGTCGTCGGGCCACACTAAAATTCGCAACAAAGCATCGAAAGGAAAACGGTGCAAACCCTGTAGTGTGTTACTATTAAACATTGATGCTTTGTTGAAAACTAAAACAGTTTCATTAAAGAACCTGGACAGACAGCTCCACATATGTAAAGAGAAATGTCAAAAACTTTATGAAATCTCATCATTTTCAAGTTCAACCGCAAGTGGAGAGACTTCCCCAGAAGTTCAGGAGTATGCAGTTGTGATCAAACAGGAGCCACTTTCTCCACAACATGAATCTACAGATACTGACAGTGAAGTGATAGGTCCTCTTTCAGAATTAATACGCATGACTGGAAGCATTAGCCCGTCTTCGAAAACAGATGGTGCATCAATACCGATGAAAGTGGAAGTCAAGTCAGATGCAGGAGAGGAAAAAAATACAGAGGTTGATGATAAAAACGATGCGTTCACATATAGGAAACGCGGAATCAATTATGAATTCCGGATCACCAAACGTAAGTCAACTGAATCAGCACAGACACTGAGTAAACCACCTACTGCGTCAACACCGGCTCTGTATGACACACCAGCAACAGATATGTTACGGCAAGCTATTTCAAAAACTGCTGTAGTGCAGCCATCAGTATTCTCAACAACTGTCTCAAATACCACACCCAATCCCGTATTACCAAATGTTTTATCAAGTTCCAAAACATCTGCTACTACAATAGTTACATCAGCTTCCACTGTACCTTCTGTGTTTGGAAACCAATTATTTACACCTGGAAACGTAAATACAAAAACTAATACACAGCCTGCATCGGCCATCAAAGCTTTAAAAATGGAGAAAACTTCCTCCCCCTCTTCGAAATCCACATCTGGGGATATGAGCATCCTTCAGTTAATGAATGGGCAGATGGTTTTGGTGCCAACGGACGCCGTGAGACAGCTTAGTACTAATAACCCTACCCTTCCCTCATTGACAAATGTCTTGGGTGTACCGTCTGCGGCATCGTCAAGTGTTGGAGCTGTCTTACCTATGGTTTCCCCTGTGACACAACCGCCTTTCGCATTTCTTTCCCCGACCGGTCCTAACTTGATTACGCCTGCAATAAACCCTCCGTTATATAATATTTTACCGGGACAAACTACCGAAAATCAGCCTGGGATGTCGAATCCGATTATATTTGTACCACAAGCTGGAAATTTAAATTCACAAAGTCTACTGCTGCAATCTGTTGGAAACCAAGTGCCAAACTTGTTTGCCATGAATAACCCTGCCACTCCCGCTATTCAAATACCAAATACACCTCTTCCCCAGCAACAAACAACTTCGGTGATTCCAGCTATACAGGCATCAACTGAAATTAAACCGCCTGTCCAAATGCCAAACACAGCAGCGATAGATTGCACGTCCTTTTTACGGTTAACAGACGGAAATTTGGTTCCAATCGTGTCCGATCCTTCCACTCTTTTTCACAACACACCCGTCACCTCACATGCGAAATCCAAGGAGAGTTCTCAGGTATCGTTTGCTGTCAATTCTAGTGTATCAGCAGTACGCTGTCCTGTACCATCAAATGGTAACAAAGGATTACAGATGATGTCGTCTGCACAGCCGGTTTACGAACAAACGCATGCGAAAGTTCCACAGTTTGTAACTACAAATGTTCCCTCTCTTTCTGTGAACGGCAAAGCGAAACAAAACACTCCTCAGTTTATTCAGTTACTAGATGGTACGTTGATTCCTATTGCTAAACCTGAAGAACAGAAGATTCAACCCTCTTTTCAAGCCAGTAATCAAACTCTCCAGAAGTACTGTACAGGTCTACAATCAAATGATCATGGtctcaaatatataaatcaggATAGAAATATTTTTCCTGTTCTTCAGAAATTTGGAACACAGCCTCAATCTGCTGAACAGAAACAGCTCTGGAAATCAAAACAAACTGCCTCGAACTCTTCTCAGCGAACGCTTTttctgatagacaaaacacttAAAAATACAACAAGTTTCCAGGACGCCTTCTTTCAGGCTGAAGGTTCTGATGAGAAAAAGTCGGGCTCGGAAAACATCGGAAAGAAACCTCAACCTGTTATTCTTCAGACAAACAGATCCAGGCAAATACACTCAGCTCAGTTAAAGATTGCCAACAATCGGTCTAACACGCTGAAAGCGAGTCACTCTGCTCCCTACATACAAATCTCTCCAAAACCAGATCTCGAAACTGCTGGAAATGCATCTATAGCAAGCAGTTCAAATGAGGCAGTCATTAAGCCGAGTAGTAAGAGAAAATCGGTGAATGTAGTACGAGAGGAATTCGACTCGCAGAAGAAGAGGAGGAAGAAGAAGAGCCAGACATACTTCACCCAAGAAGTGATTGACGTCGACAAAGAACCGGATTCGCCAGAAAAGGACGAAGAAGGTCGATCTCAGTTTGCATTCATGAGGAATGTGACAAAGCCTGTATACCGTCCTGTGTTTCTAAATTCTACTATTGAAGAAAAGGGTTTACGTCTTCCTGACAACATGCTCGTTTGA